In the genome of Helicovermis profundi, the window TTGTAGTAATATTAAAAATATTAGCATAGTTATTAGCTAATTTTTCAGGAACTTTTTTATCATCTTCTAAGAATTTTACAGTTATATCTTTATTAATAGAAGAAATAATTTTAGTCCCCGTTGCCATTGCATTATTTCCAATAGCTATATTAGTTCCGTCAACTAGAAGACCTAGAGCTTCGCCTTTTTTATTATTTATATTTTTTTCAAAATTTGGCGGAATAAATAATCCTGTATATACTTTTTTACTATCTACTAAATTTTTTAATTCATCCATATTTTTTACATAATACAAAACATCATACCTATCATTATTATCAAATTCTCTAACAACATTTCTAGATAAATTAGAATTATCTAAATCAAGAACTGCCATAGAAACATCATTTAAATAATCATTAGAATATACAAGGCCAAAGAATAATGTGAAGAAAAGTGGTCCAAGTATTAAAAATACTATATTTTTTGGAACAGAAAAAAATTTCTTTATTTCAATTTTAAGACTCATAAGAAATTTCCTCCTTATCTTTTAATTTAATCTCAATTCCAAATGAACTAAATAATACTATTAATCCAAATGAAACAATTGATATAATTGCTAATACACTAATATCTTGATTGAATGTGTTCGAACTACCACGAAGCATCAAATCTCTAAGAGTTTCACCATAATGTGTATAGGGCATATAGTATGCTAATTTCTGATAAAACTGTGGCATTGAAGAAAGCGGCCAAGTGTAGCCAGAAAGAATTGAACTTGGAATAAACCAAATAGCTGCAACTTGCGACGCCAATACCCTATTATTAATTACTGCCGAAATAAACTGACTAACTAATGTAACTGATAATGAAAAAACAAATGTTAGAAGCATTATACTCGGTACATTAGCTACTAATGGAACTTTAAAAAATCTAACTTGAATAAATATAATCGTTATCATCGCAACAAATCCTGCTATTGTATAAAAAGCAATATTTTCAAATAGATTTTTATACATATCTTTACCTTTTTTTGCAATAAAAGCTACTGAGGCTGTCATTGCAATACCAATTTGAACAAGTGCAGTCATAAAACCCGGAAGAAGAAAATTAACATAATTTCTTGTAGGATTTCCAAGCAAGCGTACATTAGTTTCAATTGGTCTAGCAGTGTTAAGAGCGACACTAGAAGGCATACTAAATTTTCCTTCAAATGAACTTATCATCGCTCCTGTTTTTATTGTAAGAAGTATCTCACTCGATCGTATTTTTGTAAATGATGCACTTGAAAGCTGACTACCATCAATAACTGTCATAAGCTTTGGCCTTTTCATATCTTTAAGATCTTTTGTAAAGTTTTTCGGAATAACTAATCCATAAAGAATTTTACCCTCTTTCATAAGTTCTTCTACTTCTTCTGGGCTTGATGCATAATACTTAAGACCAAATGTTTCATTATTATCAAAACTATTTACTATAGTTCTTGTTAAAGAAGTATTATCACCAATATAAACACCCATTGGAATTTCTTTTAGCTGTTTATCATTCATTATAAAAAGCGTTAGAACGTTTACAAGTATCGGAAGAAAAAGTATTAAGATAAGAGACACTTTATATTTTTTTATTTTTTCTCTCATATTATACTCCTTATTTAGAAATATCTACAATCGCAGTCATTCCTGGTCTAAATAATTCCTCATCATTATTAATTTTAATCTTTACACCATATGAAACTAAATCAAATTCACCATTTTCATTGC includes:
- a CDS encoding ABC transporter permease, which gives rise to MREKIKKYKVSLILILFLPILVNVLTLFIMNDKQLKEIPMGVYIGDNTSLTRTIVNSFDNNETFGLKYYASSPEEVEELMKEGKILYGLVIPKNFTKDLKDMKRPKLMTVIDGSQLSSASFTKIRSSEILLTIKTGAMISSFEGKFSMPSSVALNTARPIETNVRLLGNPTRNYVNFLLPGFMTALVQIGIAMTASVAFIAKKGKDMYKNLFENIAFYTIAGFVAMITIIFIQVRFFKVPLVANVPSIMLLTFVFSLSVTLVSQFISAVINNRVLASQVAAIWFIPSSILSGYTWPLSSMPQFYQKLAYYMPYTHYGETLRDLMLRGSSNTFNQDISVLAIISIVSFGLIVLFSSFGIEIKLKDKEEISYES